One Amaranthus tricolor cultivar Red isolate AtriRed21 chromosome 10, ASM2621246v1, whole genome shotgun sequence genomic window carries:
- the LOC130825201 gene encoding ent-kaurenoic acid oxidase 1-like translates to MESMLMVTLALGLLPVVGLLLWWWNEIWYVWPIEARLRRSKSETALPPGYLGLPFLGETLPFQWFFNVVRRPDDFIKNKIKKYGENVGVYRTHLYGAPSIIVCASSLCKHILNSGENFKAEWPTHKVVGRNSVISIEGERHDIIKSLVVNCFSRPDALAWVMQKVQPCIVSTLQTWSQKPNIKSFYELKKATLDCTLRYVVGFEYNANQIEDLAKAYESLNLGFRATPIHIPGTTYYHALQCRKKIVKIFKDEIDRRRAIGNNIDGTKEESVGDLMDALMKTKNIEGKHLKDEEVLDNVVNSILLGHISSAYAVTWCHYFLAKSPTVLEKLRQENKALLEEKNGETITNGDIQKLKYTNKVVEEVLRMANLSGFLFRRVMEDAEFKGYLIPKGWRVMVWLRQLHNDPTNFDDPMCFNPDRWDTRPKHGTYLPFGGGLRFCPGSMIIRLIMALFIHHLAIGYKWEMLNPNVPISYLSHPLPADGLEISMKKLEA, encoded by the exons ATGGAAAGCATGTTGATGGTAACGTTGGCATTAGGATTATTGCCGGTTGTAGGGTTGTTATTATGGTGGTGGAATGAGATATGGTATGTGTGGCCCATTGAAGCAAGACTACGACGCTCGAAATCCGAGACTGCACTACCACCTGGTTATTTGGGCCTCCCTTTTCTCGGCGAGACTCTTCCATTTCAATGGTTTTTCAACGTCGTTCGTCGACCAGatgattttattaaaaataaaataaaaaa GTATGGAGAAAATGTGGGTGTTTACAGAACCCATCTGTATGGAGCTCCAAGCATCATAGTATGTGCTTCGTCTCTATGCAAACATATTCTCAACTCTGGTGAAAATTTCAAGGCGGAATGGCCAACACATAAAGTTGTAGGACGTAATTCAGTTATATCAATTGAAGGCGAACGTCATGATATCATCAAGAGTTTAGTTGTGAATTGCTTCTCTCGCCCAGATGCACTTGCTTGGGTTATGCAAAAAGTTCAACCTTGTATTGTTTCTACTCTTCAAACCTGGTCTCAAAAGCCAAATATCAAATCTTTCTATGAACTTAAGAAG GCTACACTTGACTGCACCTTGAGATATGTTGTTGGTTTTGAATATAATGCCAATCAAATAGAAGATCTTGCTAAGGCATATGAGAGTTTGAATTTAGGCTTTAGAGCCACGCCAATACACATCCCCGGGACAACTTATTATCATGCCCTCCAG TGTCGAAAGAAGATTGTTAAGATCTTCAAGGACGAGATCGATAGGAGAAGGGCAATTGGAAACAACATTGATGGAACGAAAGAAGAAAGTGTTGGTGATTTAATGGATGCATtgatgaaaaccaagaatattGAAGGAAAACATTTGAAAGATGAAGAAGTGTTGGACAATGTTGTAAACTCTATCCTTCTTGGTCATATCTCTAGTGCATATGCGGTGACATGGTGCCATTATTTCTTAGCAAAGTCCCCTACTGTTCTTGAAAAACTTCGA CAAGAAAACAAGGCCCTTTTAGAGGAGAAGAATGGCGAGACAATTACAAATGGAGATATTCAGAAGCTCAAATATACAAACAAGGTTGTCGAAGAAGTACTTAGGATGGCAAATCTTTCTGGATTTCTCTTTAGGAGAGTTATGGAAGATGCTGAATTCAAAG GTTACTTAATCCCCAAAGGTTGGAGGGTAATGGTGTGGCTTAGACAGCTTCATAATGATCCAACAAATTTTGATGATCCAATGTGCTTTAATCCAGATAGATGGGAT ACACGTCCTAAGCATGGTACTTACCTTCCATTTGGTGGAGGCTTGAGATTTTGTCCAGGAAGCATGATTATTAGGCTCATCATGGCCCTTTTCATCCATCATTTGGCCATTGGATACAA GTGGGAAATGTTGAATCCTAATGTCCCAATCTCTTATCTATCACACCCTCTGCCAGCTGACGGCCTTGAGATTTCGATGAAAAAACTTGAAGCTTGA
- the LOC130824796 gene encoding uncharacterized protein LOC130824796 encodes MGSSNPKRIAEVAGGVTADCATVWCCFPYTAANLLTLVMFKMPKRLCRKALKRHRRRELAKKGLFPLHHDPTNIVSEEYKFKWGIPELERTIKIIREGQEVTFLIGGSKIMDEDLVRLENEMASKFTGFWRTHSQRET; translated from the coding sequence ATGGGATCATCTAATCCAAAGAGAATTGCGGAGGTAGCCGGTGGAGTAACCGCAGATTGTGCGACGGTTTGGTGTTGTTTTCCTTACACGGCTGCAAATTTATTGACTCTTGTCATGTTCAAGATGCCTAAAAGGCTTTGTCGTAAGGCATTAAAGAGACATAGAAGAAGGGAATTAGCTAAGAAAGGGTTGTTTCCTTTACATCATGATCCTACAAATATAGTAAGTGaagaatataaatttaaatgggGTATACCCGAATTAGAAAGAACTATTAAAATTATTCGTGAGGGTCAGGAGGTAACTTTTCTGATTGGTGGGAGTAAAATAATGGATGAGGATTTGGTTAGACTTGAGAATGAGATGGCTTCTAAGTTTACTGGATTTTGGAGGACCCATTCACAAAGGGAGACTTGA